The Corynebacterium simulans genome contains a region encoding:
- a CDS encoding NUDIX hydrolase — protein sequence MTKHEQGSGRRRRRRRPERRPQRSSATHMTTRDETSAGGLVVSGLAEAVDGDQVDLSRIYVALIGRLDRRGRLLWSMPKGHVENGEDKNVTAEREVWEETGIHGKVFADLGMIDYWFVSEGVRIHKTVHHHLLRFVDGVLNDEDPEVTEVSWIPVSELIEHLAYADERKLARIAHDLLPDLARKEAAAGKATPR from the coding sequence ATGACTAAGCACGAACAAGGTTCCGGCAGACGGCGTCGCCGCCGCCGTCCGGAAAGACGCCCCCAGCGCAGCTCCGCCACGCACATGACCACGCGTGACGAGACTTCCGCAGGCGGACTTGTCGTGTCCGGACTCGCCGAAGCCGTCGATGGGGACCAGGTAGATCTGTCCCGTATCTATGTAGCGCTCATCGGGCGCCTCGACCGCCGCGGCCGCCTGCTGTGGTCCATGCCGAAAGGGCACGTGGAAAACGGTGAGGACAAAAACGTCACCGCTGAGCGTGAGGTCTGGGAAGAAACGGGTATTCACGGCAAGGTCTTCGCGGATCTTGGAATGATTGATTACTGGTTCGTCTCTGAGGGCGTGCGCATCCACAAGACGGTGCATCACCACCTGCTGCGCTTCGTCGACGGCGTCTTGAACGACGAGGACCCAGAAGTCACCGAGGTCTCCTGGATCCCGGTCTCGGAGCTCATCGAGCACCTGGCTTATGCCGATGAACGCAAGCTGGCGCGCATCGCGCACGATCTGCTGCCGGATCTGGCCCGAAAGGAAGCCGCCGCAGGAAAGGCGACCCCACGGTGA
- the murJ gene encoding murein biosynthesis integral membrane protein MurJ — MTNEYGSRRRIVTPTPPAPVPEKRIEPVQVVPEEDKSTLRGSHHEQETDSNSSIVRATGTMAIATLFSRITGFLRQMLIGATLGEVVGTAFGTANQIPNLITEIVLGAVLTSLVVPVLVRAEKEDSDNGRTFVRRLFTLAMSILAVVTILSIVFAPLITRLMVPEDSKVNAFQATSMAYLLLPQILFYGLFALFQAILNTKNVFGPGAWAPVINNVISITVLLMYRLLPGELDPTAASPVTDKHVILLGLGTTLGVVVQCLILVPYLVKAKIDLRPKWGIDHRIKQFGGMALAIIVYVAISQAGYIVTSQVASYADRGAMLVYQNAWLMLQVPYGVIGVTLLTAIMPRLSRNAADGDVEAVVRDLTLGSKLTLIALIPIVIFMTGFGIPIARALFQYGAYGASSAEQLGLTISFSAFTLIPYALVLLHLRVFYAREETWTPTFIIAGITATKIALTLLAPMVADSTDRVVILLGTANGFGFLSGAVIGGFLLKRKLGSLGGRELRTTVIWSTLAGGIGLLAAIALHWCFNLVLPDSIPSIVYLLEVAFLGVVFVVVAGIVLSRSGLPEVINLGRQLQRIPGMSKIIKIEHAEAIEIEEPEVREIQPVYTADAFNSSPVPPPMSAGIVRGPSLVPGAPVSDGRFRLLKDYGSVPGARFWKAREQSSGRLVSLTFVDTTGEAPLAPATPAVAARRSAEISRNTRKLSELHLSAIASNIKILSYRQGCLVVADWIEGTPLKTVAEDHNLDPKAVARALAPLVADIATAHENGLVLGLDNRSRVQIGTDGVAKLAFPAVLERNTEETDLDGINSTITLLTEAAGSSELQEIADSEDGLAERAQKLEEFAKEDAELEGEGEAPEVHKLDVPEEKVEQPEAIPGFGGRGYSGSGAIVLGVFATVFVVLMAALTAWIMSLVGDDSPVSKPSTSVTSFPNTPPVLLKEKEAFTVPDNKPQKALIDGKTADRVNVEEGALVTLEKKTQLHVLQLSHYGATGNKFTVYGVDMADFDPKDPEGTELAEGKLSSSKQDIELEKVQEGFDGVLIMFDGKTAVSEMQVVGLP; from the coding sequence ATGACTAATGAATATGGCTCCCGCCGTCGCATCGTGACGCCGACGCCACCGGCACCTGTCCCGGAGAAACGGATCGAACCCGTCCAGGTCGTTCCAGAAGAAGACAAGTCGACACTGCGTGGCTCTCACCACGAGCAGGAGACAGACTCCAATAGCTCGATTGTCCGCGCGACAGGCACCATGGCGATTGCCACGCTATTTTCGCGCATCACTGGCTTCCTACGTCAGATGCTCATTGGCGCAACCCTCGGCGAAGTAGTCGGAACTGCCTTCGGTACGGCAAACCAGATCCCTAACCTCATTACTGAGATTGTCCTGGGCGCCGTGCTGACTTCTTTGGTGGTTCCAGTTTTGGTTCGTGCCGAAAAGGAAGATTCGGATAACGGCAGAACCTTCGTGAGAAGGCTGTTTACCCTGGCGATGTCGATACTTGCGGTGGTGACGATTTTGTCGATCGTTTTCGCGCCACTGATTACCAGATTGATGGTCCCGGAAGACAGTAAAGTTAATGCCTTCCAGGCCACATCGATGGCGTATCTGTTGCTTCCACAGATCCTCTTCTATGGTCTATTCGCGCTCTTCCAGGCGATCCTGAATACGAAGAATGTATTCGGGCCGGGCGCTTGGGCACCGGTTATCAACAACGTCATTTCCATTACAGTGCTGTTGATGTACCGCTTGCTGCCGGGTGAGCTGGATCCGACGGCAGCTTCCCCCGTGACAGATAAGCACGTCATCTTGCTTGGCTTGGGCACCACGTTGGGCGTGGTAGTCCAGTGCCTCATCTTGGTTCCCTATCTGGTTAAGGCCAAGATCGATCTGCGCCCGAAGTGGGGAATCGATCACCGCATCAAGCAGTTCGGCGGAATGGCGTTGGCGATTATTGTCTACGTTGCCATTTCCCAGGCCGGCTACATTGTCACTTCCCAGGTAGCTTCCTACGCCGACCGCGGCGCGATGTTGGTCTATCAGAACGCATGGCTAATGCTGCAGGTGCCTTATGGCGTCATCGGCGTCACGCTGCTGACCGCCATCATGCCGCGACTTTCGCGCAACGCAGCAGACGGCGATGTCGAAGCCGTGGTTCGCGATCTCACGCTGGGTTCGAAGCTGACGCTTATCGCTCTTATTCCGATCGTCATCTTCATGACCGGCTTCGGTATTCCAATCGCCCGCGCGCTGTTCCAATACGGCGCTTATGGCGCATCGAGCGCAGAGCAGCTCGGCCTGACTATTAGCTTCTCCGCGTTCACGCTCATTCCTTATGCGCTCGTACTGTTGCACCTGCGCGTCTTCTACGCCCGTGAGGAAACCTGGACGCCGACCTTCATCATCGCCGGCATTACGGCCACCAAGATCGCGCTGACCCTGCTTGCTCCGATGGTCGCTGATTCCACCGACCGCGTAGTAATCCTGCTGGGTACTGCGAACGGCTTCGGCTTCCTCTCCGGTGCGGTCATCGGCGGCTTCCTGCTTAAGCGCAAGCTGGGCAGCCTGGGCGGCCGCGAACTGCGCACCACCGTCATCTGGTCCACCCTGGCCGGTGGCATTGGCTTGCTCGCAGCAATCGCCCTCCACTGGTGCTTCAACCTAGTCTTGCCGGACAGCATTCCTTCCATCGTCTACTTGCTCGAAGTAGCCTTCCTGGGCGTTGTATTCGTGGTCGTGGCCGGCATCGTGCTTTCGCGCTCCGGACTGCCAGAAGTCATCAACTTGGGCCGCCAGCTGCAGCGCATTCCGGGCATGTCGAAGATCATCAAGATCGAGCACGCCGAAGCTATCGAGATCGAAGAACCGGAGGTGCGAGAGATTCAGCCGGTCTACACGGCAGACGCATTCAACTCCTCGCCGGTTCCGCCACCGATGTCTGCTGGCATTGTCCGCGGCCCGAGCCTGGTGCCGGGCGCTCCGGTCTCTGATGGCCGCTTCCGCTTGTTGAAAGACTACGGCTCCGTCCCCGGTGCCCGCTTCTGGAAGGCCCGCGAACAGTCCTCTGGCAGGCTCGTCTCCCTGACTTTCGTGGACACCACTGGTGAGGCTCCGCTGGCACCGGCCACCCCGGCGGTAGCTGCCCGCCGCTCGGCTGAGATCTCCCGCAATACCCGCAAGCTCAGCGAGCTTCATCTTTCGGCGATTGCATCAAACATCAAGATCCTGTCCTATCGTCAGGGCTGCCTCGTAGTGGCTGACTGGATTGAGGGCACGCCGTTGAAGACGGTTGCAGAAGACCACAACCTGGATCCAAAGGCCGTCGCACGTGCTCTGGCTCCGCTGGTTGCTGATATCGCTACGGCCCACGAAAACGGCTTGGTGTTGGGTCTGGACAACCGCAGCCGCGTGCAGATCGGTACCGACGGCGTCGCAAAGCTGGCTTTCCCCGCTGTGCTGGAGCGTAACACGGAAGAAACCGACCTCGATGGAATCAACTCCACGATCACGTTGTTGACCGAGGCCGCGGGTTCCAGCGAACTGCAAGAAATTGCCGATTCCGAAGACGGACTGGCCGAGCGCGCGCAGAAGCTTGAGGAGTTCGCCAAGGAGGACGCGGAGCTCGAAGGCGAGGGCGAAGCACCTGAGGTCCACAAGCTCGACGTTCCGGAAGAAAAGGTTGAACAACCAGAGGCCATCCCAGGCTTCGGCGGCCGCGGCTACTCGGGATCGGGCGCGATTGTGCTGGGCGTCTTTGCCACGGTCTTCGTGGTGTTGATGGCGGCGCTGACGGCGTGGATCATGTCCCTGGTGGGCGATGACTCGCCAGTGTCGAAGCCTTCGACTTCGGTAACGAGCTTCCCGAATACGCCGCCCGTGTTGCTGAAGGAAAAGGAAGCCTTCACGGTTCCGGATAATAAGCCGCAGAAGGCGCTCATTGATGGCAAGACAGCTGACCGCGTCAACGTGGAAGAAGGCGCGCTGGTCACCCTTGAGAAGAAAACGCAGTTGCACGTGCTGCAGCTGAGCCACTACGGCGCCACGGGAAATAAGTTCACGGTTTATGGCGTCGACATGGCCGACTTCGATCCAAAGGACCCAGAGGGCACCGAGCTGGCCGAAGGTAAGCTGAGCTCTTCCAAGCAGGACATCGAATTAGAGAAGGTCCAGGAGGGCTTCGACGGCGTGCTCATCATGTTTGACGGCAAGACGGCCGTCTCAGAGATGCAAGTCGTTGGATTGCCATAA
- a CDS encoding DUF6049 family protein, which yields MKRLAALILAGALAAPIPAQAQTTQTTSSGTLDFDMLTESTEDGVMSATFRIHNPTEEEIEDLQITSRRSDAISTTAQAQEELAAGTYPYYGASTSAGSLAPGDTKEVTIKAPLSLGQEPTLAMTEPGNYPLLFTLTGTQNGQANSFAEERMIFDFNAQVENRHALTLIYPITADINIVPGETGGESLILSDDRLAGELREGGRLDKLLDSYLDHDLKGAGCVALDPALVDTVDRMADGYTVNSTRPSIAERPKRLRDSWFRDESEERGEKGSGSADARAWIERLKQIDCTMALPWGNTDINAVAHINNQFLTHEAIDRHFDDLLGKPTSTLLLPDAGYVTQEFSRPALVADNTGWSGKAATFDASLGALLDPKAGYGNPYLRHDEAENSALAEALSSAASLSIAATEEDVVAKLPNNLSPEKGQKVLETAARLIEHDKVQPRPVTQLPLEETERPLGSPYEDENAYSDTDIVRVEQQARYTDELTNIMVNDPAIAMTRYGFTLPLRRDLLLALTRDFDYRLSKQSEMLRTLRSSVSLIPPGNVYTRVSDSSPLLIVAENGLPLPVDASLIYESDDASLNTPSRVRIPAKGSITVTMTADMPDVDRTDISLWLATPNQQTISEPINIAVQTRAGIVSVYGVGTIAALALILTLLFRLGRREKKSSKKR from the coding sequence GTGAAGCGGCTGGCAGCACTGATCCTCGCGGGAGCATTGGCTGCCCCGATTCCTGCGCAGGCGCAGACCACGCAGACCACGTCGTCGGGCACGCTCGACTTCGACATGCTCACCGAGTCAACCGAAGACGGCGTCATGTCCGCGACCTTCCGGATCCATAATCCGACGGAAGAAGAGATCGAGGATCTGCAGATTACGAGTCGGCGCAGCGATGCCATTTCGACCACTGCGCAGGCCCAGGAAGAGCTGGCGGCGGGCACCTACCCGTACTACGGGGCGTCGACAAGCGCAGGCAGCCTTGCCCCAGGGGATACCAAGGAAGTGACGATCAAAGCGCCGCTTTCTTTGGGGCAGGAGCCCACGCTCGCAATGACGGAGCCGGGCAATTACCCGCTGCTTTTCACGCTGACGGGTACCCAGAATGGGCAGGCCAATAGCTTTGCCGAGGAGCGCATGATCTTTGATTTCAATGCGCAGGTGGAAAATCGTCACGCCCTGACGCTGATCTACCCGATCACCGCGGACATAAACATCGTGCCTGGTGAGACCGGGGGAGAGTCCCTCATCTTGAGCGATGATCGTCTGGCCGGGGAGCTGCGTGAGGGCGGCCGGCTGGATAAGTTGCTGGACTCCTACCTGGATCATGATTTAAAGGGCGCGGGCTGCGTGGCTTTGGATCCTGCGCTGGTGGATACGGTGGACCGCATGGCCGATGGTTATACGGTCAATTCCACGCGTCCTTCAATTGCGGAGCGTCCAAAACGCCTGCGCGACTCTTGGTTTAGGGATGAATCCGAGGAGCGCGGCGAGAAGGGCAGCGGTTCCGCGGATGCGAGGGCGTGGATTGAGCGCCTCAAGCAGATCGATTGCACAATGGCGCTGCCGTGGGGCAACACCGATATCAATGCGGTGGCCCACATTAATAATCAGTTCTTGACTCATGAGGCGATCGACCGCCACTTCGATGATCTGCTGGGCAAGCCGACGTCGACGCTGCTGCTTCCCGACGCCGGGTATGTCACCCAGGAGTTTTCACGCCCGGCTCTGGTGGCCGATAACACCGGCTGGTCTGGTAAAGCTGCAACTTTCGACGCCTCGCTGGGAGCGCTTCTGGATCCGAAGGCGGGCTACGGTAACCCGTATCTGCGCCACGATGAGGCAGAGAACTCTGCGCTGGCTGAGGCGCTGAGCAGCGCGGCATCGCTAAGCATTGCGGCAACTGAAGAAGATGTGGTGGCCAAGCTGCCCAATAACCTGAGCCCGGAAAAAGGCCAGAAGGTGCTCGAGACCGCGGCGCGGCTCATCGAGCATGACAAGGTGCAGCCGCGCCCAGTGACGCAGCTGCCGTTGGAGGAGACTGAACGCCCGTTGGGCTCGCCTTATGAAGATGAAAATGCCTACAGCGACACGGATATCGTGCGCGTGGAGCAGCAGGCGCGTTATACGGATGAGCTGACCAACATCATGGTCAACGACCCGGCGATTGCAATGACGCGCTATGGGTTTACGCTGCCGCTGCGCCGCGACCTGCTGTTGGCGCTGACCCGGGACTTTGATTACCGCCTGTCCAAGCAATCTGAGATGCTGCGCACTCTGCGTTCTTCGGTGTCGCTGATCCCACCGGGCAACGTCTATACCCGCGTCTCGGATTCATCGCCGCTGCTCATCGTGGCGGAAAATGGACTGCCGCTGCCTGTCGACGCCTCGCTTATCTATGAGTCCGACGACGCATCGCTCAACACTCCGTCGCGCGTGCGCATCCCAGCAAAGGGTTCCATTACGGTAACCATGACCGCAGATATGCCGGACGTCGACCGAACAGACATCAGCTTGTGGTTGGCCACGCCTAACCAGCAGACCATCTCCGAGCCGATAAATATCGCTGTTCAGACTCGTGCCGGTATCGTAAGCGTGTACGGAGTCGGCACCATTGCCGCTCTTGCTCTCATTTTAACCCTGCTCTTCCGGCTGGGCCGTAGAGAAAAGAAAAGTTCGAAAAAGAGATAG
- a CDS encoding sigma-70 family RNA polymerase sigma factor — MSERSDHELVEAFIEGDNKAFSVIVERHRARLTTVARRYTHNDTDAQDVVQEALLRASCNLHKYRRKSALSTWLHRLVMNCGYDYVKHRSNQQNSSLDVDFIDDDRNHLLAHNPNEFLDDKLAVREALELLRQDQRDALYWTDIEGYGIAEVAAAQGVAPGTIKSRRARARSVLRKAMA; from the coding sequence ATGTCTGAACGCAGTGATCATGAATTGGTTGAGGCTTTCATCGAGGGGGATAACAAAGCCTTTTCCGTCATAGTAGAAAGGCACCGCGCCCGCCTTACAACTGTGGCGCGCCGTTATACGCACAACGACACCGATGCGCAGGACGTCGTCCAGGAAGCCCTGCTTCGCGCCAGCTGCAATCTGCACAAGTACCGGCGCAAGTCAGCGCTTTCTACTTGGCTGCATCGACTGGTCATGAATTGTGGTTATGACTACGTTAAGCATCGCTCCAACCAGCAAAATTCTTCTCTCGATGTGGACTTCATCGATGATGACCGCAACCATCTGCTTGCGCATAACCCGAACGAGTTCTTGGATGACAAACTGGCAGTCCGCGAAGCCCTAGAGCTGCTGCGCCAAGACCAGCGCGACGCCCTGTATTGGACCGACATTGAAGGCTATGGCATCGCCGAAGTCGCCGCAGCGCAGGGAGTAGCGCCAGGTACTATCAAATCCCGTAGAGCCCGCGCACGTAGCGTGTTACGCAAGGCCATGGCCTAA
- the trxB gene encoding thioredoxin-disulfide reductase → MTVHDVAIVGSGPAGYTAALYAARAELKPIVFEGFEYGGELMNTTEVENYPGFQKGIMGPELMEEMRSQAIRFGADLRMEVVDSVELAGNIKKLHVGDEVFEARTVILATGAAPRYLGIPGEAELAGRGVSACATCDGFFFKGHNIAVVGGGDSAMEEATFLTKFAETVTIIHRSENFRASKIMLERAKANPQIKWATNKTVERVLEGEGKVAGLEIKDAITGEVSTLDVTAMFVAIGHDPRSAFLEGQVELNEGGYVVVEQPSTKTNLPGVFACGDLVDDHYQQAITAAGSGCRAAIDAEHFLAESV, encoded by the coding sequence ATGACCGTCCACGATGTCGCCATCGTAGGCTCCGGCCCTGCCGGTTACACCGCGGCGCTTTACGCCGCACGCGCTGAACTGAAGCCGATCGTCTTCGAGGGCTTCGAGTACGGCGGCGAACTCATGAACACCACCGAGGTGGAGAACTACCCAGGCTTCCAGAAAGGCATCATGGGCCCAGAGCTCATGGAAGAAATGCGTTCCCAGGCCATCCGCTTCGGCGCGGACCTGCGCATGGAAGTTGTTGACTCTGTCGAGCTGGCAGGGAATATCAAGAAGCTGCACGTTGGAGACGAGGTCTTCGAAGCTCGAACCGTCATTCTTGCCACCGGCGCAGCACCGCGTTACCTGGGCATCCCGGGTGAGGCCGAGCTAGCTGGCCGCGGCGTTTCTGCCTGCGCTACCTGTGACGGCTTCTTCTTCAAGGGCCACAACATCGCCGTCGTTGGCGGTGGTGACTCTGCAATGGAAGAGGCAACCTTCCTCACCAAGTTCGCAGAGACCGTAACCATCATTCACCGCTCCGAGAACTTCCGAGCTTCCAAGATCATGCTGGAGCGCGCAAAGGCCAATCCACAGATCAAGTGGGCTACCAACAAGACCGTAGAGCGCGTTCTCGAGGGCGAGGGCAAGGTTGCCGGCCTGGAGATCAAGGACGCCATCACCGGTGAGGTCTCCACACTGGACGTCACCGCGATGTTCGTTGCCATCGGCCACGATCCACGCTCCGCCTTCCTGGAAGGCCAGGTTGAGCTCAACGAGGGCGGCTACGTCGTCGTTGAGCAGCCTTCCACCAAGACCAACCTGCCGGGCGTCTTCGCCTGCGGCGACTTGGTTGATGACCATTACCAGCAGGCTATTACCGCGGCAGGCTCCGGCTGCCGCGCAGCAATCGATGCGGAACACTTCCTCGCAGAAAGCGTTTAA
- a CDS encoding YceI family protein → MFAGTYAIDPAHSTIGFVARHAMVTKTRGKFDEFEGTITVAENIADSKAEATIKAASINTGNEDRDAHVRGDDFFSVEQYPELTFSATSFDVDETGNGTVTGDLTIKGTTKPVTLNVEAEGLAEDPFGNTRFGFEAATKINRTDFGIDFNAPLKTGGVLVSEEIKIELEISAIKQ, encoded by the coding sequence ATGTTCGCAGGCACTTACGCAATCGACCCAGCACACTCCACCATCGGCTTCGTAGCTCGCCACGCAATGGTCACCAAGACCCGCGGCAAGTTCGACGAGTTCGAGGGCACCATCACCGTCGCTGAGAACATCGCCGATTCCAAGGCGGAGGCCACCATCAAGGCCGCTTCCATCAACACCGGCAACGAGGACCGCGACGCACACGTTAGGGGCGATGACTTCTTCAGCGTCGAGCAGTACCCAGAGCTGACCTTTAGCGCTACCTCCTTTGACGTTGACGAGACTGGCAACGGCACCGTTACAGGTGACCTCACCATCAAGGGCACCACCAAGCCGGTCACCCTGAACGTCGAGGCAGAGGGCCTGGCAGAGGATCCATTCGGCAACACCCGCTTCGGCTTCGAGGCAGCCACCAAGATCAACCGCACCGACTTCGGCATCGACTTCAACGCACCGCTGAAGACCGGCGGCGTGCTGGTCTCCGAGGAGATCAAGATCGAGCTCGAGATCTCCGCCATCAAGCAGTAA
- the pepN gene encoding aminopeptidase N: MANTTSRKTANLTQAEAQARSAALQISAYHLHLDVNSAPTSAETFEVTSRITFTTNAPETFVDYLGDKVRSVRLNGTEVENTFDGGRIYLRDLPVGEEISVEITGSSRYSRTGQGLHRMQDQADGNTYLYSHLEPSDARRIFPCFDQPDLKANFTVTLSGPTGWQLLSNQPEENRSESGDSVSVTFASTPLLSTYLTSFAAGPYVSKQRTWNAPDGTLSAQLRAFARASMEQYLDDEILEITAQGMDFFHQAYKFPYPWGKYDSIFVPEYNLGAMENPGLVTFTETYLFRSQATRAQHAGRTNTILHEMSHMWFGDLVTPKWWDDLWLKESFAEFMGADSSVEATEYTEAWANFAGQRKNWAYLQDQLPTTHPIKADIPDVDAARQNFDGITYAKGASVLKQLVHYVGRENFYAGAQDYFQAHAFGAATFDDLLDALKNHTERDLDAWSAAWLKTWGPDTLTPQLHVEGEKITELAVLAEAEDETRPHRLNAALFDADLNKYAVLDVDVAGPRTIVDAASGLAAPALLLLNDGDHTYAKVRFDETSLATIQDKLSAIEDELSRAVIWTSLWNLTRDGEWPAQNYVDTVLRHAVGESPSLLATALNNAQYAVNHYLPESPDFANHIWQLLQDAEKGTDTHLLLTRAAIAALGDSPEDTNERLRAVLDDATDPDIRWAALRALAAREAVTKEELEEEKQRDNTLTGAAAYLGVSRSFPGDKREVFDMVLRPGAYSNAEVDSLLAAFNAPRSKQLTEPFAEEFFTVLDKIWQEHPIEIANRLVRGLYPELPMADAATDEFLRIERPRALRRVLLECQDHLRRTLRVKSGQ, from the coding sequence ATGGCTAACACGACCTCCCGCAAAACCGCGAACCTCACACAGGCTGAAGCGCAGGCCCGCAGTGCGGCGCTGCAGATTTCCGCTTATCACTTGCACCTTGATGTCAACAGCGCGCCTACCTCGGCGGAGACATTTGAGGTAACTTCCCGCATCACCTTTACGACTAACGCACCTGAGACCTTCGTGGATTACTTGGGCGATAAGGTCCGTTCCGTGCGGCTAAACGGCACGGAGGTGGAAAATACCTTTGATGGTGGGCGCATCTACCTGCGCGATCTTCCGGTAGGCGAGGAGATCAGCGTGGAGATCACGGGCTCCTCACGCTATTCGCGCACCGGTCAGGGCCTGCACCGCATGCAGGATCAGGCCGATGGGAATACCTACCTTTACTCGCACCTTGAGCCTTCCGACGCCCGCCGCATCTTCCCATGCTTCGATCAGCCGGATCTCAAGGCGAATTTCACGGTAACGTTGAGCGGCCCAACAGGCTGGCAGCTGCTTTCGAACCAGCCGGAGGAAAACCGCAGCGAGTCCGGCGATTCCGTGAGCGTCACCTTCGCATCCACTCCGCTGCTTTCTACCTACCTGACCTCCTTTGCCGCAGGGCCCTACGTGTCCAAGCAGCGCACTTGGAACGCGCCGGATGGCACCCTAAGCGCGCAGCTGCGCGCCTTCGCACGTGCGTCGATGGAACAGTACCTCGACGATGAGATCCTAGAAATCACTGCACAAGGCATGGATTTCTTCCACCAGGCGTACAAGTTCCCGTATCCGTGGGGCAAGTACGATTCCATCTTTGTGCCGGAGTACAACCTGGGTGCGATGGAGAACCCGGGCCTGGTGACCTTCACCGAGACCTACCTCTTCCGCTCCCAGGCCACCCGTGCCCAGCATGCGGGCCGCACCAACACGATCCTGCACGAGATGTCGCACATGTGGTTCGGCGATCTCGTGACACCGAAGTGGTGGGATGATCTCTGGCTCAAAGAGTCATTCGCGGAGTTCATGGGCGCGGATTCCTCCGTCGAGGCCACCGAGTACACCGAGGCGTGGGCGAACTTCGCAGGCCAGCGCAAGAACTGGGCCTACCTGCAGGATCAGCTGCCCACCACGCACCCCATCAAGGCCGATATCCCGGACGTGGATGCCGCGCGCCAAAACTTCGACGGCATCACCTATGCCAAGGGCGCTTCCGTACTCAAGCAATTGGTGCACTACGTCGGCCGTGAGAACTTCTATGCGGGCGCGCAGGACTACTTCCAGGCCCATGCTTTCGGCGCTGCGACCTTCGACGATCTCCTGGACGCGCTGAAAAACCACACCGAGCGCGATCTCGACGCGTGGTCTGCGGCATGGCTCAAGACCTGGGGTCCAGACACCCTGACCCCGCAGCTGCACGTAGAAGGAGAAAAAATCACGGAGTTGGCCGTGCTCGCCGAGGCCGAGGATGAAACACGCCCGCACCGCCTCAACGCCGCGCTTTTCGACGCCGATCTCAACAAGTACGCGGTCCTCGACGTCGATGTCGCCGGCCCGCGCACCATTGTCGATGCCGCCTCTGGCCTGGCAGCACCCGCATTGCTGCTGCTTAACGATGGCGACCACACCTATGCCAAGGTGCGCTTCGACGAAACCTCGCTTGCCACCATCCAAGACAAGCTCTCTGCGATTGAGGATGAGCTTTCCCGCGCCGTCATCTGGACCTCCCTGTGGAACCTCACGCGCGATGGCGAATGGCCGGCTCAAAACTACGTCGACACCGTACTGCGGCACGCAGTAGGGGAGTCACCGTCACTGCTGGCCACGGCCCTGAACAATGCGCAGTACGCCGTTAACCATTATCTGCCGGAATCACCCGACTTTGCCAACCACATTTGGCAGCTGCTGCAGGACGCAGAAAAAGGTACCGATACCCACCTGCTGCTCACGCGCGCGGCCATCGCGGCGCTCGGTGACAGCCCGGAGGACACCAACGAGCGCCTGCGTGCAGTGCTTGACGACGCCACGGATCCCGATATTCGCTGGGCCGCGCTGCGTGCGCTCGCAGCCCGTGAGGCAGTGACGAAGGAGGAGCTGGAAGAAGAAAAGCAGCGCGATAACACGCTGACCGGTGCAGCGGCGTACCTCGGCGTATCCCGTTCCTTCCCAGGGGACAAGCGCGAGGTCTTTGATATGGTCCTGCGACCTGGCGCTTACTCGAATGCCGAGGTCGATTCCCTGCTTGCCGCTTTCAACGCGCCACGTTCGAAGCAGCTCACCGAGCCTTTCGCCGAAGAGTTCTTCACGGTCTTGGACAAGATCTGGCAGGAGCATCCGATCGAAATCGCGAACCGTCTCGTCCGTGGGCTCTACCCAGAGCTGCCTATGGCAGACGCCGCGACGGACGAGTTCCTGCGCATTGAGCGTCCACGTGCCCTGCGCCGCGTGCTGCTCGAATGCCAGGATCACTTGCGCCGCACGCTGCGGGTCAAAAGTGGTCAATAG